The Pseudalkalibacillus hwajinpoensis DNA window AGTACTAGTCTATGGAGCAGGAGAACGATGTGCAAGCTGTGTGAACCTACCTTCTTCAGAAGAAACGGCTGAGTGGCTGAAAGCCGCCCTTGATCGAAAATATCCAGAAAGAAATATAGCAGTTCGTTATGTAGATGTCCATAGTAAGCTTTCAGGGAATGAAGCTGCTTTCGCTGCAAAAGTAATTGATGAGGATTTGTTTTATCCAGTTGTTGTGATTCGAAATCAGATTGTTTCAGAGGGAAATCCTGAACTTAAAGATTTATACGCTGTTCTAGAAGATCATTCTGCAACAGCTTGATAATGAAGAACCAGTGAGTGGAATCCCACTCACTGGTTTTTTTTTGTTTATAGATCTAACCGGCTATTTCCGCTTTTCAGATCTAGCTGCAGTGGCCGATTAGACCCTCGGTCACTTCGCATTCACTCTGAACACAAAGAACGTGTTCAAATTGAATGCCTCCAGTGCCTGCCGGGTCTAATCGGCCACTTTCGCTTTTCGTTTTACCCATTATGATTTTTATACATCCATAGAATCCCTGACTTTAGAAGACGTGGTACTCTTCCGGTGAGGGGGCGGTTGGCCATGATGCCGAATCCGTGTTTGCTTCCGAGTGAACCGAGTGTGCCTTTGATTTTAATTGGCGGAAGAGCTGGTGGTGCTTCTTGTTTCCATTGTTTTTGGAGAACGAGAGCGATTTGTTCTGCCTGTTCTTCAGCCAGCTGAGCACTTGGCGCGTGCGGGAGGCTTGCACAGTCACCGACAACGAATACATTATTGTGGTCAGGGATCTTGTGATATTCATTGAGAATAATGCGTTGTTGGGAGTCTTTTTCAACTTCTAGATTTCTCACAAGTTGGTTAGGTTGAATCCCGGCTGTCCAAACGATTGAATCACAATGAACAGGTTTACCGTGGTTGTAAAGTGTCTGAGGTTCTACCTGTGTGATATTCGATTCACTAACAACTTCTACATTCCGCTCTTCAAACCAAGATTGAACATATTTACCCAATCGTTCAGGAAATGCAGAGAGGATTGTGTTTCCTCTGTCGAAAAGTTTAATCTGAAGATCGGGTCTACTTTCATGGAGTTCACTAGCGAGCTCCACGCCGCTTAATCCGGCTCCAACGATCCCAACCACAGATCTTGCGCCAAGATTGTTTAAGACTTCGTATGTTCTTCGAGATGAATCAATTGTTTGAATGCTCAATGTATGAACATCTGCGCCTGGTACATTATGATACTTATCTTCGCAGCCTAATCCAATAATGAGCGTGTCGTAAGCAAGATCATCATCGTTTTTCATATGAACAAGGTTTGCTTCTAGATCGATACCCGAAATTTCTCCGTATTTCATTTCCAGTTTCTGATGAACGGGGAATTGAACGCGTATATGATGGTCACTTGCTGTTCCTGCAGCAAGTGCATAATATTCTGTTTTCATACTGTGATAAGGATTGCGGTCAACGAGGGTAATGGTGAGATCTTCAGGTAGATCAGATGCAAATAATTTCTGTAGGATGCGCATACCACCGTATCCGCCGCCTAAAAGCACTAGCCTTTTCATGATAAGAGGTCCCCTTTGTTAAACATAATTCAATAACGCGGTCCTGTAACAGGATGTTAATATGGAAAATGATGTTTTGGAAAGAAAAAAGGAAGTGATCCGCGCTATAATAAATGTAACCGTTTCTTGGTACTATGACAGTTAAAAGTATAGCGAAACTGCTACTTTTGTACAATATCATTTACGAAATGAGTATCGAAGGAGTTGCTTTTATTTGACGACAATCGAGTTTTGTGCCGGTAACCTTCGAGAGAATCAGAAGGTCTGGAACGAATTGGAAAAGTATTCCGGGCTAGAGTTGATCGACTATGGATGCCTTGGCTACTGTGGAAATTGCTACGCAGAATCGTTTGCGATTGTAGATGGGGTTTTGATGAATGCAGATGATGCTGAAGAATTAATTGATAAAATTATTCGAAAACTTAAATTGAAAAATTAAGGGCTTTCATTCGGATTATCCTGTGTTATAATGACAAAGGTCATTGAGAGCCAGAGCCGGAGAGAGAGAGAGAAAAGGCTTTTATTTTTCACTCATTTGCGAAATATGTCGAATTTTCGGAAAATAAAACATCGTTTGTAAGCGTTATTTTAGATTGATATCATAATAACTATTTTAATATTGGTAATGGGGTATTCTATGCTTATAAACGGAATTAATATAAAACGAGGGGTGTAACACATGCAGATTTTATGGGGATTGGGCGGTATGGCTGTTCTTTTTGCAATCGCACTAATCTTTTCTACTAACCGTAAAGCAATCAGTC harbors:
- a CDS encoding DUF1462 family protein — encoded protein: MEEVLVYGAGERCASCVNLPSSEETAEWLKAALDRKYPERNIAVRYVDVHSKLSGNEAAFAAKVIDEDLFYPVVVIRNQIVSEGNPELKDLYAVLEDHSATA
- a CDS encoding DUF1450 domain-containing protein, with the translated sequence MTTIEFCAGNLRENQKVWNELEKYSGLELIDYGCLGYCGNCYAESFAIVDGVLMNADDAEELIDKIIRKLKLKN
- a CDS encoding NAD(P)/FAD-dependent oxidoreductase → MKRLVLLGGGYGGMRILQKLFASDLPEDLTITLVDRNPYHSMKTEYYALAAGTASDHHIRVQFPVHQKLEMKYGEISGIDLEANLVHMKNDDDLAYDTLIIGLGCEDKYHNVPGADVHTLSIQTIDSSRRTYEVLNNLGARSVVGIVGAGLSGVELASELHESRPDLQIKLFDRGNTILSAFPERLGKYVQSWFEERNVEVVSESNITQVEPQTLYNHGKPVHCDSIVWTAGIQPNQLVRNLEVEKDSQQRIILNEYHKIPDHNNVFVVGDCASLPHAPSAQLAEEQAEQIALVLQKQWKQEAPPALPPIKIKGTLGSLGSKHGFGIMANRPLTGRVPRLLKSGILWMYKNHNG